The Flavobacteriales bacterium genomic sequence CAGCATCAGGAACTTGTAGAAAGCCTTGATGCCGCTGATGATGCGTGCCTGGCTACGGGCGCTGGTTTTTTGTTTGTGCAGATGTTCGAGGAAAGTGCGAAGGTGGTTGAGGTTAACGCCCAAAGGGGAGATGTTCATCTCTTCCATAAGCTTTGCCAGTTTGGCCACATCCCGTCCGTAAGCGGCCACGGAATTCGGCGATAGGCTTTTTTCAAGCTGAAGAAATGCTTTGAATCCTTTGATGGAAGACGACCAATCCATGCAGCAATTTACGAATTGCCGGGCTACTAAAGATATTTGGAAGCTTCCCGGATGCTGAGCGGCGACAGTTCAATTGTTTCCAGGAAGGCGGCCACGGCATGTGCATCTGTTTTGGAATATTCGCGCAACACCCAGCCGATGGCCTTGCGGATGAAGAAGTCTTTGTGATCTTTTAACTCGCGGATGGTATCAAACAGCAGTTCCGTGTCCGTCGTTTTCTTGTATTTCAGTTGGAAAAGCAGCACGCACCGCTGCAGCCAGAGGTTACCGGAGTTCATCCATTCCTGTGTGGCGCCGGTGATATTCTCGGGATGTTGCTTGAAATAGGTGCCCATCAGGTGGGCGGCAATGAAATCCACGGTGTCCCACCAGGAGTTATGCGAGGCCAGGTATACCAGCAGGTCCAGGTCGTCTGCATTCATTTTCCTGTACACCTTCTGCACCATTTCCTGCGCCACGTAGTGCAGTTCACGCTGGGGCATTTTCCATAGTTCCTTTACGATCACATCCAGGTTGCGGCGGTCTGGAAGTCCGGCTTCCTGGTAAAATGCACGGGTCAGTTCGCGGCGTTGCGTGGCCCTGATGCCGAAATATTCGAAACGGTCTTTCATGTAGGCCTTCATGGAAGCGGCATCCTCCGCTTTGCAGTGGTCGGAGAAAAGTTGGTGGAGCGGGGCGATGTAGGGGTGCATAATGTTGACGAAATTAGGAATTAGGAATCAGGAATTGTGGCGGGACGGGAAGACAAAAACAACAAATGTTTTCATCGGTTCGCGCCTGACTTACTAAATTGCCACAGCTTCTGGTGGGTGCCACATGGAAAGCATGTGGAATTGCTTATCTTTGCAGCCGTTTTAATAGTTCTAGCTAATAACCCCATCATACCCATAGGTTGTATGAAGATTCTGAAATTCGGAGGAACATCCGTAGGCAAGCCCGAGCGGATGCATGAAGTGGCCCGGTTGATCCGTGGCGAAGGAATGCGCATTGTGGTACTGTCGGCCCTGTCCGGCACCACCAATGCCCTGGTAGAAATTGCTGAATGCCTGTATAAGAAAGACAAGGAAGGGGCGAAGGCGAAGATCGTGGCGCTTCAGAAACATTACGACACGTTCATTCAGAGCCTGTACAGCTCCGATGCGGCCCGCGAAAAGGCCCGCAACATGCTGAACGAGCATTTCAAATACCTGACCGCCTTCACCGAAGATTCATTTACCCTGTTTGAAGAACGCGCCGTGCTGGCTCAGGGCGAACTGATGTCAACCGCCATGTTCCACCTGTACATGGAAGAAAAAGGTGAAGAGTCGGTATTGCTTCCTGCGCTCGACTTCATGCGCATCGATGAGAATGAAGAGCCGGACATGGCCTACATCACCGAACACCTCGCCAAGCAGCTGAAAGCACATGCAGGCAAGAAAATGTTCATCACCCAGGGATACATCTGCCGCAATGCATTCGGTGAGATCGACAACCTGAAGCGTGGGGGCAGCGACTACACCGCATCCCTCGTGGGCGCGGCAGCCGATGCCGAGGAAATTCAGATATGGACGGACATTGACGGCATGCACAACAACGATCCCCGCATCGTGGAAGACACCTTCCCGGTAGCGGCCATGTCATTCGAAGAAGCGGCCGAGCTGGCCTACTTCGGTGCCAAAATCCTGCACCCGCTAAGCGTACGCCCCGCCAAAGACAAGAACATTCCCGTGAAACTCCTTAACACCATGGAGCCTTCCGCCAGGGGTACCACCATCAGCAACGAAACCGGTGGCGCCACCATCAAAGCCGTGGCTGCGAAAGACGGTATCACCGCCATCAAGATCAAATCTGGCCGCATGTTGCTGGCCTACGGTTTCCTCAGGAAGGTGTTCGAGATCTTCGAGCGCTACAAGACGCCCATTGATATGATCACCACGTCCGAGGTGGCTGTATCCCTCACGATCGACAACGTGAAGCACCTGGATGAGATCATCAAGGAACTTGAAACGTTCGCTTTCGTGGAAGTGGATGGCGACATGACCATCGTATGTGTCGTGGGCGACCTGATCGTGGAAAAAGAAGGAGTGGTTTCCAAAATCTTCAGTTCAATTTCCGACATCCCCCTGCGTATGATCTCATACGGTGGCAGCAAGAACAACATCTCCGTGCTCGTACCCACCGACCAGAAGAACCGCGCGCTGAACGCACTGAATGTGATCTTTGAAGAATACCGCGTACCTCAGGCCCAGTAAACCATGGCTCTACAACTAGATATCAAACGCATCAAGGGACTGCAAACACCCCTGTACTATTACGACCTGGGTGTGTTGCATCAGACCCTGACTGACCTGCAGAAAAATGCGGAACCGCATGGCTACCACGTGCACTATGCGCTGAAAGCCAATTCGAACCCGGAGATCCTGCACATGGTGCGCCAGTTCGGACTGGGTGCCGATTGCGTAAGCGGCAACGAGGTGAAACGTGCACTGGAATGTGGATTCGCCCCCGAAAGCATCGTATTTGCCGGGGTGGGTAAGTCGGATGAGGAGATCATCCTTGCCCTGGATGCCGACATCTTTTGCTTTAACTGCGAATCTCGCCAGGAGATCCGCGTGATCGATGAACTGGCGGCACAACGCGGAAAACAGGCCCGCATCGCCCTTCGCATCAACCCCAACGTGAATGCCAATACCCACAAGTACATCACCACCGGTCTCGAAGAAAACAAGTTCGGGATCAACGTGTGGGAGCTGGACAAGACCCTGGAAACACTGAAGAAAAGCAGCAACATCCAGTTGGTCGGACTTCACTTTCACATCGGTTCTCAGATCCTGGACCTGGAGGCGTTCAAAGGACTCTGTACCCGTGTGAATGAGATCCAGCAATGGTTCTACGGACATCACATCATCGTGGATCATATCAACCTGGGTGGCGGACTCGGGGTGGATTACCACCATCCCGACGAACATGCCATTCCCGATTTCAAGGCATATTTCGACATCTTTCAGAAATTCCTGGAGCCACGCCCCAAACAGAAAATTCATTTCGAACTTGGCCGAGCTATCGTGGCGCAATGCGGCAGCCTGATCTCAAAGGTGCTGTACGTGAAGAAAGGCGTGAAGACCAACTTCGCCATCCTTGATGCAGGCATGACCGAACTGATCCGTCCGGCCCTGTACCAATCTTACCACAAAATTGAATCCCTCACGCCCCGCAAGGGTGAAGGGGAGGAGAAGTATGATGTAGTAGGACCCATCTGCGAATCATCAGACTGCTTCGGAAAGGCCGTTGAACTACCTGTGGTGAAAAGGGGCGACCTGATCGCCATTCGCACCACGGGCGCCTATTCGGAAGTCATGGCATCGTTCTACAACCTCCGGACGAAAGCGCCTGCGGTATACGCAGA encodes the following:
- a CDS encoding DNA alkylation repair protein, whose protein sequence is MHPYIAPLHQLFSDHCKAEDAASMKAYMKDRFEYFGIRATQRRELTRAFYQEAGLPDRRNLDVIVKELWKMPQRELHYVAQEMVQKVYRKMNADDLDLLVYLASHNSWWDTVDFIAAHLMGTYFKQHPENITGATQEWMNSGNLWLQRCVLLFQLKYKKTTDTELLFDTIRELKDHKDFFIRKAIGWVLREYSKTDAHAVAAFLETIELSPLSIREASKYL
- a CDS encoding aspartate kinase; the encoded protein is MKILKFGGTSVGKPERMHEVARLIRGEGMRIVVLSALSGTTNALVEIAECLYKKDKEGAKAKIVALQKHYDTFIQSLYSSDAAREKARNMLNEHFKYLTAFTEDSFTLFEERAVLAQGELMSTAMFHLYMEEKGEESVLLPALDFMRIDENEEPDMAYITEHLAKQLKAHAGKKMFITQGYICRNAFGEIDNLKRGGSDYTASLVGAAADAEEIQIWTDIDGMHNNDPRIVEDTFPVAAMSFEEAAELAYFGAKILHPLSVRPAKDKNIPVKLLNTMEPSARGTTISNETGGATIKAVAAKDGITAIKIKSGRMLLAYGFLRKVFEIFERYKTPIDMITTSEVAVSLTIDNVKHLDEIIKELETFAFVEVDGDMTIVCVVGDLIVEKEGVVSKIFSSISDIPLRMISYGGSKNNISVLVPTDQKNRALNALNVIFEEYRVPQAQ
- the lysA gene encoding diaminopimelate decarboxylase is translated as MALQLDIKRIKGLQTPLYYYDLGVLHQTLTDLQKNAEPHGYHVHYALKANSNPEILHMVRQFGLGADCVSGNEVKRALECGFAPESIVFAGVGKSDEEIILALDADIFCFNCESRQEIRVIDELAAQRGKQARIALRINPNVNANTHKYITTGLEENKFGINVWELDKTLETLKKSSNIQLVGLHFHIGSQILDLEAFKGLCTRVNEIQQWFYGHHIIVDHINLGGGLGVDYHHPDEHAIPDFKAYFDIFQKFLEPRPKQKIHFELGRAIVAQCGSLISKVLYVKKGVKTNFAILDAGMTELIRPALYQSYHKIESLTPRKGEGEEKYDVVGPICESSDCFGKAVELPVVKRGDLIAIRTTGAYSEVMASFYNLRTKAPAVYAEVSVIS